A DNA window from Aureibaculum sp. 2308TA14-22 contains the following coding sequences:
- a CDS encoding aldehyde dehydrogenase codes for MKIQNYIDGKFVNPTHNGWLDNINPANGEVYGQIPNSTVEDIEKAYTAAKSAFGQWSQTSLEERSRILIKISELLENNLEHFAKAESKDNGKPVSLAKAVDIPRAASNFRFFGNAITQFASESHESVGQNAINYTLRQPIGVVGCISPWNLPLYLFTWKIAPALAAGNCVIAKPSEVTPMTAYLLGEICNEAGLPKGVLNIIHGLGTATGQAIVEHPEIKAISFTGGTATGAAIAKTAAPLFKKLSLELGGKNPNIIFEDCDYEKMLETTVRSSFANQGQICLCGSRIFVEASIYEKFKVDLVKKVKALKVGHPSNSDTDIGALVSKPHLEKVLNYIEIAKNENGTVLCGGNQVTVKDYENGYYLEPTVIEVKSNDCRINQEEVFGPVVTLMPFNTEDEVLQLANDVKYGLSATLWTNNLSRTMRMTKTLEAGIVWVNTWMLRDLRTPFGGVKDSGVGREGGFEALRFFTEAKNVCIKY; via the coding sequence TTGAAAATCCAAAACTACATCGACGGAAAATTCGTAAACCCAACTCATAATGGTTGGTTGGACAATATTAATCCCGCCAATGGTGAAGTTTATGGTCAAATCCCAAATTCTACTGTTGAGGATATTGAAAAAGCATATACAGCTGCCAAATCTGCCTTTGGGCAGTGGTCACAGACTAGTTTAGAGGAACGAAGTCGCATTCTCATAAAAATTTCAGAGCTGTTAGAAAACAATTTAGAGCATTTTGCTAAAGCAGAAAGTAAAGACAACGGTAAACCAGTAAGTCTAGCAAAAGCTGTTGATATCCCTAGAGCTGCAAGCAATTTTCGTTTTTTTGGAAATGCGATAACTCAATTTGCAAGTGAAAGTCACGAAAGTGTTGGGCAGAATGCAATCAATTACACCTTACGTCAACCCATTGGTGTAGTAGGTTGTATTTCTCCTTGGAATCTTCCACTCTATTTGTTCACTTGGAAGATTGCCCCTGCCCTAGCCGCTGGCAACTGTGTTATCGCAAAACCTAGTGAAGTTACCCCAATGACCGCTTATTTATTGGGCGAAATTTGTAATGAAGCGGGCCTTCCAAAAGGTGTATTAAACATTATTCATGGATTAGGAACTGCAACCGGACAAGCCATTGTTGAGCACCCTGAAATCAAGGCCATTTCTTTTACCGGAGGAACAGCGACAGGAGCTGCTATTGCCAAAACTGCCGCACCGCTATTTAAAAAACTATCGTTGGAATTGGGCGGTAAAAATCCGAATATCATCTTTGAAGATTGTGATTATGAGAAAATGTTGGAGACAACCGTCAGATCCTCTTTTGCCAATCAAGGACAAATATGTTTGTGTGGAAGTCGTATTTTTGTTGAGGCATCTATTTACGAAAAATTCAAAGTTGACCTTGTTAAAAAAGTAAAAGCCTTAAAGGTTGGCCATCCGTCAAATTCCGATACCGATATCGGAGCATTGGTGTCTAAACCACATCTTGAAAAAGTGCTAAATTATATAGAAATTGCAAAAAACGAAAACGGTACGGTGCTTTGCGGAGGAAATCAGGTTACGGTAAAAGACTATGAAAATGGTTACTATTTAGAACCAACGGTAATTGAAGTAAAATCAAATGATTGTCGCATCAATCAAGAAGAAGTATTTGGTCCAGTGGTTACCCTAATGCCTTTCAATACAGAAGATGAAGTTTTGCAACTAGCAAATGATGTAAAATATGGATTATCTGCTACACTTTGGACAAATAATTTGTCCAGAACTATGCGAATGACCAAAACATTAGAAGCTGGAATTGTTTGGGTAAATACATGGATGTTACGTGATTTGAGAACACCGTTTGGTGGTGTTAAAGATTCTGGTGTAGGCAGAGAAGGTGGATTTGAAGCCTTACGTTTTTTTACGGAAGCGAAGAATGTGTGTATAAAGTATTAG
- a CDS encoding SDR family oxidoreductase, which yields MNIKLENKNALVCGSTQGIGKACAMALAELGANITLVARNEEKLKQVLSELPNTYQNHSYIVADFQNPVELGQKVAHKLAEIDTYHILVNNTGGPAGGPIFSAEVSEFESAFTQHLKANHILVQTVVPKMKEADFGRIINIISTSVKQPLNGLGVSNTIRGAVANWSKTLANELGEYGITVNNVLPGATATTRLTEIINDKAEKTGKSTEEISKAMKNGIPAKRFAQPGEIANAVAFLATEAASYINGINIPVDGGRTKSL from the coding sequence ATGAACATAAAACTAGAAAACAAAAATGCACTCGTTTGCGGAAGCACACAGGGTATTGGCAAAGCCTGTGCCATGGCATTGGCTGAACTAGGTGCAAATATAACCTTGGTGGCCAGAAATGAGGAAAAACTAAAACAGGTATTATCGGAGCTGCCCAATACCTACCAAAATCACTCCTATATTGTGGCGGATTTTCAAAATCCTGTGGAATTAGGACAAAAAGTGGCTCACAAACTAGCTGAAATTGACACCTATCATATTTTAGTCAACAATACGGGAGGACCGGCTGGTGGACCCATTTTTTCAGCAGAGGTATCTGAATTTGAGAGTGCGTTTACGCAGCATTTAAAAGCGAATCATATTTTAGTACAAACAGTTGTTCCAAAAATGAAAGAAGCTGATTTTGGCAGAATTATCAATATTATTTCTACTTCCGTAAAACAACCTCTAAATGGACTAGGTGTTAGCAACACTATTAGAGGTGCGGTGGCTAATTGGAGTAAAACATTAGCCAATGAATTGGGTGAATACGGAATTACCGTTAACAATGTGTTACCAGGTGCAACTGCTACCACTAGGTTAACCGAAATTATTAATGATAAAGCAGAAAAAACTGGAAAATCAACTGAAGAAATTTCTAAAGCCATGAAAAACGGTATTCCCGCCAAACGTTTTGCACAACCTGGAGAAATTGCAAATGCAGTAGCCTTTTTAGCAACTGAAGCCGCCAGTTATATTAACGGAATTAATATCCCTGTAGATGGTGGCAGAACAAAGTCACTCTAA
- a CDS encoding 3-hydroxyanthranilate 3,4-dioxygenase, with translation MSKLVSPLNFKDWIEENRHLLKPPVGNKVVWKDGDFIVMVVGGPNNRKDYHYNETPEFFYQVEGDIVLKIIDKGTPKDVHIKEGDIYLLPPKVPHSPQRGANTVGLVIEYKRPEGMRDALLWFCENCTTKLYEEDFTVKNIETDMPVIFDKYYGDKNKRSCPNCGAIMEPPKKVQID, from the coding sequence ATGAGCAAATTAGTTTCTCCATTAAATTTTAAAGACTGGATTGAAGAAAACAGACATTTATTAAAGCCACCAGTGGGTAATAAAGTGGTTTGGAAAGATGGTGATTTTATTGTGATGGTTGTAGGCGGGCCAAACAATAGAAAAGATTATCATTATAATGAAACGCCTGAATTTTTCTATCAAGTAGAAGGTGATATTGTTTTAAAAATTATAGATAAAGGCACACCTAAAGATGTTCACATAAAAGAGGGTGATATTTATTTGTTACCTCCAAAAGTACCACATTCGCCACAGCGAGGTGCAAATACCGTTGGTTTGGTAATTGAATACAAACGTCCCGAAGGTATGCGAGATGCCTTGCTTTGGTTCTGTGAAAATTGTACAACAAAATTGTACGAAGAAGACTTTACCGTAAAAAATATTGAAACGGATATGCCCGTAATTTTTGATAAATATTATGGTGATAAAAATAAACGCTCTTGTCCAAATTGTGGAGCCATTATGGAGCCACCGAAGAAAGTGCAAATTGATTAG
- a CDS encoding amidohydrolase family protein produces MKQKRKLRINGHSHLLPYPEEIPQYMKDKGIFWVDKDRKFMLQKDWSRPVTDSSFFLHEKLAWMERFDIDHAVVLNLSQLYGNGLRVEEMKQALRFQNDFNAKIQNEHPSKFTCGFVVHPGFVKGACWEIERCVEQLGMQLLCLPTHYMDTIGTWRCIFDEENEPIFELASQLNLAVEIHPYDGEKFIKLENTSWRFHLIWMLAQCADAYHFFTLNGYQEKYPNMRTCFAHGGQLAQINLGRRIQGFDGRPDLFEGKHHPRKAVGHKNIFFDTLVHDTGSLKLLIENQGANQVLIGLDDPYPLGEMESEKQSSYPGKILDLAIDRNIINETEKDAMWEDNVLQWLYGDDQETKDKLVNRILS; encoded by the coding sequence ATGAAACAAAAACGTAAACTACGTATTAACGGACATTCTCATTTATTGCCTTATCCAGAGGAAATACCCCAATACATGAAAGACAAAGGTATTTTTTGGGTGGATAAGGATAGAAAATTTATGCTTCAAAAAGATTGGAGTCGCCCCGTAACGGACTCTAGCTTCTTTTTACATGAAAAATTGGCTTGGATGGAACGTTTCGATATTGACCATGCGGTAGTATTGAACTTGTCTCAATTATATGGTAATGGTTTACGTGTTGAGGAAATGAAACAAGCTTTACGCTTTCAGAATGATTTTAATGCCAAAATACAAAATGAACATCCTAGTAAATTTACTTGTGGTTTTGTAGTACATCCGGGTTTTGTAAAAGGTGCTTGTTGGGAAATTGAACGCTGTGTAGAGCAATTAGGTATGCAATTATTGTGCTTACCAACTCATTATATGGACACTATTGGTACTTGGCGTTGTATTTTTGACGAAGAAAACGAACCTATTTTTGAACTGGCAAGTCAACTGAATTTGGCGGTTGAAATTCATCCTTATGATGGTGAAAAGTTCATTAAATTAGAAAATACATCTTGGCGTTTTCATTTGATTTGGATGTTGGCCCAATGTGCCGATGCTTATCATTTTTTTACCTTAAACGGTTATCAGGAAAAATACCCTAATATGCGGACCTGCTTTGCCCATGGCGGACAGTTGGCTCAAATAAATTTAGGGAGACGTATCCAAGGTTTTGATGGCAGACCCGATTTATTTGAGGGCAAACACCATCCTAGAAAAGCGGTTGGGCATAAGAACATATTCTTTGACACCTTGGTACACGATACGGGTTCTTTAAAGTTATTAATTGAAAACCAAGGAGCAAATCAAGTACTTATAGGATTAGACGACCCTTATCCTTTAGGAGAAATGGAAAGCGAAAAACAGTCTTCCTATCCTGGTAAAATATTGGATTTGGCTATTGACCGAAACATTATCAATGAAACGGAAAAGGATGCTATGTGGGAAGATAATGTGTTGCAATGGTTGTATGGGGATGATCAAGAAACTAAGGATAAGTTAGTTAATAGAATATTATCATAA
- the hppD gene encoding 4-hydroxyphenylpyruvate dioxygenase yields MKIIKENNMADIKNLTDLQNTEYGIKKIFDDAEDFLPLLGTDYVELYVGNAKQSAHFYKTAFGFQSEAYAGLETGMKDRVSYVLKQDKIRLVLTTSLEEGGHINQHINKHGDGVKVVALWVEDATKAFEETTKRGAKPFLKPTKEEDKDGFVIRSGIYTYGETVHIFVERKNYKGIFLPGYKKWESHYNPEPVGLKFIDHMVGNVGWGEMKQWCEFYAKVMGFAQIISFTDDDISTDFTALMSKVMSNGNGRIKFPINEPAEGKKKSQIEEYLDFYNGPGVQHIAVATNDIVKTVGAMRDRGVEFLYVPETYYDDLLERVGKIDEDVEVLKKHGILIDRDEEGYLLQLFTKPVVDRPTMFFEVIQRKGAQSFGVGNFKALFEAIEREQANRGTL; encoded by the coding sequence ATGAAAATCATTAAAGAAAATAACATGGCAGATATAAAGAACTTAACAGATTTACAAAATACAGAATACGGCATTAAAAAGATATTTGATGATGCCGAAGATTTTTTGCCTTTATTAGGTACAGACTATGTAGAATTATATGTAGGTAATGCAAAGCAATCCGCACATTTTTATAAAACCGCGTTTGGTTTTCAATCGGAAGCCTATGCAGGTTTAGAAACGGGAATGAAAGACCGTGTTTCTTATGTATTAAAACAAGATAAAATACGATTGGTACTTACAACTTCATTAGAAGAAGGAGGACACATCAATCAACATATTAATAAACACGGGGACGGTGTAAAAGTAGTTGCCCTATGGGTTGAGGATGCCACAAAAGCCTTTGAAGAAACTACCAAAAGAGGTGCGAAACCTTTTTTAAAACCTACAAAAGAGGAGGATAAAGACGGATTTGTTATTCGCTCAGGGATTTATACCTATGGAGAAACGGTTCATATTTTTGTGGAACGTAAAAATTATAAAGGTATCTTTTTGCCAGGATATAAAAAATGGGAATCGCATTACAATCCCGAACCCGTAGGGTTAAAATTTATCGACCATATGGTAGGTAATGTTGGTTGGGGAGAAATGAAACAATGGTGCGAATTTTACGCTAAAGTGATGGGCTTTGCACAAATTATTTCCTTTACTGATGATGATATTTCCACTGATTTTACAGCATTGATGAGTAAAGTAATGTCCAATGGCAATGGTAGGATAAAGTTCCCAATTAATGAACCCGCTGAAGGTAAAAAGAAATCGCAAATTGAGGAATATCTGGATTTTTATAATGGCCCGGGCGTACAGCATATTGCCGTTGCTACCAATGATATTGTAAAAACGGTAGGAGCAATGAGAGATAGAGGTGTGGAATTTTTATACGTTCCTGAAACTTATTATGACGATTTATTAGAACGTGTTGGTAAAATTGATGAAGATGTAGAAGTACTAAAAAAACATGGAATACTAATCGATAGAGATGAAGAGGGCTATTTGTTACAACTCTTTACAAAACCTGTTGTGGACAGACCTACCATGTTTTTTGAAGTAATACAACGTAAAGGAGCTCAATCTTTTGGAGTAGGTAACTTTAAAGCATTGTTTGAAGCGATAGAAAGAGAACAAGCCAATAGAGGAACGCTTTAA
- a CDS encoding homogentisate 1,2-dioxygenase produces the protein MPRYHKLGKIPPKRHTIFKSDSGSFYYEELFGTIGFDGMSSLLYHTHRPTQVKEVLKSYDVSPKIAVEKNMKSLSLNGFNIGATADYLDSRKIILANNDCYIALAAPQKSLRDYFYKNTDSDEVLFIHKGTGKLRTFLGNIDFKYGDYLVIPRGMIYQIDFDTEDNRLFIVESKHPIYTPKRYRNWFGQHLEHSPYCERDMHPPSELETFTDKGDFILKVKKQDMIHEYVYAYHPFSVVGWDGYNYPYKFSIHDFEPITGRVHQPPPVHQTFETSAFVICSFVPRLYDYHPQSIPAPYNHSNIDSDEVLYYVDGDFMSRNDIGIGQVTLHPAGIPHGPHPGAMERSIGQTKTEELAVMVDTFKPLMVTEEALKIDTGDYHTSWLDENH, from the coding sequence ATGCCTAGATATCATAAATTAGGTAAAATTCCTCCTAAAAGACACACCATTTTTAAGAGTGATTCAGGGAGTTTCTATTACGAAGAACTCTTTGGTACAATTGGTTTTGACGGAATGTCATCATTATTATATCATACGCACAGGCCTACTCAGGTCAAAGAAGTGTTGAAATCGTATGACGTATCTCCAAAAATAGCAGTAGAAAAAAATATGAAATCATTAAGCTTAAATGGTTTTAATATTGGTGCTACAGCGGATTATTTGGATAGTAGAAAAATAATTTTGGCAAATAACGACTGTTATATTGCCTTGGCTGCTCCTCAAAAATCGTTAAGAGATTATTTTTATAAAAACACGGATTCGGATGAGGTTTTATTTATTCATAAAGGTACAGGAAAACTACGAACCTTTTTAGGAAATATCGATTTTAAATATGGAGATTATTTGGTAATTCCTAGAGGAATGATTTATCAAATAGATTTTGATACAGAAGATAATCGATTATTTATTGTAGAATCTAAGCACCCAATATATACACCCAAACGTTATCGCAATTGGTTTGGCCAGCATTTAGAACATTCACCTTATTGTGAGCGTGATATGCACCCACCAAGTGAATTGGAAACCTTTACCGATAAAGGCGACTTTATCCTAAAAGTAAAAAAGCAAGACATGATACACGAATATGTATATGCTTATCATCCATTTAGTGTTGTAGGTTGGGATGGTTATAATTATCCGTATAAATTTTCAATTCACGATTTTGAGCCTATAACAGGACGTGTGCATCAACCACCACCGGTTCATCAAACATTTGAAACTAGTGCCTTTGTAATATGTTCTTTTGTACCGAGATTATATGATTACCATCCACAATCTATTCCTGCTCCTTATAATCACAGTAATATTGATTCTGATGAGGTATTATATTATGTAGATGGCGACTTTATGAGTAGAAATGACATTGGAATTGGGCAGGTTACTTTGCATCCAGCAGGAATTCCTCACGGACCACATCCAGGAGCAATGGAACGAAGTATAGGTCAAACAAAAACGGAGGAATTGGCCGTTATGGTAGATACGTTTAAACCATTAATGGTTACCGAAGAAGCGTTAAAAATTGATACTGGAGATTACCACACGTCGTGGTTAGATGAAAATCATTAA
- a CDS encoding NifU family protein, producing MTAESLKNEVEKALAEIRPFLESDGGDISLISIDDDIVKVQLLGACTGCSVNQMTLKNGVEATVKRYAPQIKEVIGVN from the coding sequence ATGACAGCAGAAAGTTTAAAAAACGAGGTAGAAAAAGCCTTAGCAGAAATCAGACCTTTTTTAGAGTCTGATGGTGGTGATATTTCCTTGATCTCTATTGATGATGATATAGTTAAAGTACAATTGTTAGGTGCTTGTACTGGCTGTTCAGTAAATCAAATGACACTGAAAAATGGTGTAGAGGCTACCGTCAAAAGATATGCTCCGCAGATTAAAGAGGTTATTGGTGTTAATTAA
- a CDS encoding Mrp/NBP35 family ATP-binding protein has product MKFNKEDIYNALDTITAPGEGKSLVESKSIGNVVIFGNEVVVDVVISNPTLQAKKKVEVEIMKAIHDRVFQKIDVKVNVKVNAPSPEKKPTNLIKGKKIEGIQNIIAVASGKGGVGKSTITANLAITLSKMGFKVGVLDADVYGPSMPIMFDVADEKPVAVNVDGRSKMKPIENYGVKLLSLGFFTQPNQAVIWRGPMASKALNQLIFDADWGELDFMLIDLPPGTGDIHLSIVQAVPITGAVIVSTPQNIALADAKKGVAMFEQKNISVPVLGIVENMSYFTPAELPDNKYYIFGKDGARNLAEDLDTTFLGEVPLVQSIREAGDAGHPVALQNDTPLEDVFINLTKNMVTQLVKRNDDLPPTEVVKITTMAGCSAIKN; this is encoded by the coding sequence ATGAAATTCAACAAAGAAGATATATATAATGCTCTTGATACCATAACGGCACCTGGCGAAGGCAAAAGTTTGGTGGAGAGTAAATCCATTGGAAATGTAGTAATTTTTGGTAATGAAGTTGTTGTAGATGTAGTTATTAGCAATCCTACCTTACAGGCTAAAAAGAAAGTAGAAGTTGAAATAATGAAAGCCATTCACGATCGTGTTTTTCAAAAAATTGATGTTAAAGTTAATGTCAAAGTGAATGCACCTTCTCCTGAGAAAAAACCTACGAATCTTATAAAAGGTAAGAAGATTGAAGGAATACAAAATATAATTGCTGTTGCCTCTGGTAAAGGAGGTGTGGGTAAATCTACTATTACGGCCAATTTGGCAATTACATTATCTAAAATGGGATTTAAGGTAGGTGTGTTGGATGCCGATGTTTACGGACCCTCAATGCCCATAATGTTTGATGTTGCTGATGAAAAACCAGTTGCTGTGAATGTAGATGGGCGTTCAAAAATGAAGCCTATCGAAAATTACGGTGTAAAGCTACTGTCTTTAGGATTTTTTACTCAACCCAATCAAGCAGTTATATGGAGAGGGCCAATGGCTTCAAAAGCTTTAAATCAACTGATTTTTGATGCCGATTGGGGCGAACTGGATTTCATGCTAATTGACTTGCCACCTGGTACAGGTGATATTCATTTGTCTATTGTACAGGCCGTTCCAATTACCGGAGCAGTAATAGTAAGCACGCCTCAAAATATCGCTTTGGCAGATGCCAAAAAGGGTGTAGCCATGTTTGAACAAAAAAACATCAGTGTACCTGTATTAGGAATTGTTGAAAATATGAGTTACTTTACACCAGCAGAATTACCTGATAATAAATATTATATTTTTGGTAAGGATGGTGCGAGAAATTTGGCAGAAGATTTAGATACAACTTTTTTGGGAGAAGTTCCTTTAGTACAAAGTATCAGAGAGGCAGGTGATGCTGGGCATCCAGTAGCATTGCAAAACGATACACCTTTGGAAGATGTATTTATAAATCTGACAAAGAATATGGTTACGCAATTAGTAAAACGGAATGATGATTTACCACCAACGGAAGTGGTTAAAATAACAACAATGGCGGGTTGTAGTGCAATTAAAAATTAA
- a CDS encoding Ig-like domain-containing protein codes for MRKQLSVFFGFLLLVLFLTDCAKRGRPTGGEKDEDAPLLEKSSPQNYSTNFKGKEIKLVFDEYVKLKDLNSQLIVSPPLKNNPLITPIGTASKTITIKLLDTLKENTTYSFNFGQSVTDNNEGNVFNNFKFVFSTGPVIDSLKVSGAITDAFKKEADENITVMLYEINDTYTDSIIYKEKPYYVGNTLDSTVWEITNIKAGEYLLIALRDKSRNYTFNPKEDKIGFVQKNITIPTDTSYTINLFKEILPYRLTRPSEISKGHIQFGYEGVGDSLNIEPLNVNSDFKNVSNFEKEKDTLNYFYTGIESDSIQFKVTNENFIDTVTVRLRTKKTDSLNLKKARDNDLSFKNPFKLVSNLPIEKIDSTKINFIDNDSVPVTYKAIISENKSELIFDFEKKYNQKYMIEILPNAITNFFEQTNDTLNYRINTKTEEDYGKLFVTLQGVKNYPIIVQLLNDKDKIVEEIYATEPQKFDFINLLPGKYLLRIIFDENKNKKWDTGNFLLKKQPEKVIYLEFTNEVRANWEMPETFILE; via the coding sequence ATGAGGAAACAACTTTCTGTATTTTTCGGGTTTTTGCTTTTGGTACTTTTTTTAACAGATTGTGCAAAAAGAGGAAGACCCACAGGCGGAGAAAAAGATGAAGACGCTCCGTTGTTGGAAAAATCAAGTCCTCAAAATTATTCAACAAACTTTAAAGGAAAAGAAATAAAATTGGTCTTTGACGAGTATGTAAAGCTAAAAGATTTAAACTCGCAATTGATTGTATCTCCTCCTTTAAAAAATAATCCTCTTATTACTCCCATTGGTACCGCTAGTAAAACTATTACCATTAAGTTGTTAGACACTTTAAAGGAAAACACAACGTATTCGTTCAATTTTGGGCAAAGCGTTACCGATAATAATGAAGGCAATGTTTTTAATAATTTTAAATTCGTTTTTTCAACGGGACCAGTTATAGATTCTCTTAAAGTTTCAGGTGCTATTACAGATGCTTTTAAAAAGGAAGCAGATGAAAATATTACCGTAATGCTATACGAAATTAATGACACCTATACCGATTCCATTATCTATAAAGAGAAGCCCTATTATGTGGGTAATACTTTAGATTCTACTGTATGGGAAATCACTAATATCAAAGCAGGGGAATATTTGTTAATAGCATTGAGAGATAAATCTAGAAATTACACATTTAATCCTAAGGAAGATAAAATCGGTTTTGTCCAAAAAAATATTACTATTCCCACGGATACTTCTTACACAATTAATTTATTTAAAGAAATATTACCGTATCGACTCACTAGACCCTCTGAAATTAGTAAAGGTCATATTCAATTTGGTTATGAAGGTGTTGGCGATAGCCTAAATATTGAACCTTTAAACGTAAACTCTGATTTTAAAAATGTATCTAATTTTGAAAAAGAAAAAGATACGTTGAATTATTTTTATACAGGAATTGAAAGTGATTCAATACAATTTAAAGTTACCAATGAAAATTTTATAGATACGGTAACGGTTAGATTACGTACCAAAAAAACAGACTCATTAAATTTGAAAAAGGCGAGAGATAATGACTTATCGTTTAAAAACCCTTTTAAACTGGTTAGCAATCTACCAATTGAAAAGATAGATTCCACAAAAATCAATTTTATTGATAATGATTCTGTTCCAGTTACGTATAAAGCTATTATTTCTGAAAATAAATCAGAACTTATTTTTGATTTTGAAAAAAAGTACAACCAAAAATATATGATTGAAATCTTACCGAATGCAATCACTAATTTCTTTGAACAAACCAACGACACTCTAAATTATAGAATAAATACAAAGACAGAAGAAGACTACGGAAAACTATTTGTGACTTTACAGGGTGTTAAAAATTATCCTATTATAGTGCAATTACTTAATGATAAAGATAAAATAGTTGAGGAAATTTACGCTACCGAACCACAAAAATTCGATTTTATAAATTTGTTACCAGGTAAATATTTGTTAAGAATTATTTTTGATGAAAATAAAAATAAGAAATGGGATACAGGTAACTTTCTGCTTAAAAAACAACCTGAAAAGGTAATTTATCTTGAATTCACAAACGAAGTAAGAGCGAATTGGGAAATGCCTGAAACGTTTATTTTGGAATAA
- a CDS encoding ComF family protein, producing the protein MQFFRDIYHLFFPKVCVCCKEQLLQNELTLCLNCRFELPLTDFTDENDNKVEKTYFGRLPIHFGSSLFYYKTKGISQQLIYQLKYKGQQDIGTFLGNWMGKELKDSKRFPKIDCVVPVPLHEKRLKKRGYNQLTTFGLSISEIIEATYVEDVLIRKSVTETQTLKQRFERWKNVQEIFYVNDPNFFNNKHVLLIDDVITTGATLEACAKQILKSNNVKISIVTMAYTE; encoded by the coding sequence ATGCAATTTTTTAGAGATATTTATCATTTATTCTTCCCCAAAGTTTGTGTTTGCTGTAAAGAACAATTGTTGCAAAATGAATTAACATTATGTTTAAACTGTAGATTTGAACTACCGTTAACTGATTTTACTGATGAAAACGACAATAAAGTTGAAAAAACATACTTTGGACGTTTACCAATACATTTTGGTTCATCTCTATTTTACTATAAAACCAAAGGGATATCTCAACAACTCATCTATCAGCTAAAATATAAAGGACAGCAAGATATAGGTACTTTTTTAGGGAATTGGATGGGTAAAGAGTTAAAAGATTCTAAAAGGTTTCCGAAAATCGATTGTGTTGTACCTGTCCCATTACACGAAAAAAGACTTAAAAAAAGAGGATATAATCAATTGACAACTTTCGGTTTGAGTATTTCTGAAATTATTGAAGCAACTTATGTCGAAGATGTTTTAATACGGAAGTCTGTAACAGAAACACAAACCTTAAAACAACGTTTTGAACGTTGGAAAAACGTTCAAGAAATATTCTATGTAAATGATCCTAATTTTTTTAACAATAAGCATGTACTATTAATTGATGACGTTATTACAACGGGAGCAACTTTAGAAGCCTGTGCTAAACAGATATTAAAATCAAATAACGTAAAAATAAGTATTGTCACAATGGCCTATACCGAATAG
- a CDS encoding class I SAM-dependent methyltransferase: MRTKKAFIKEAIKNIKTSGTVAPSSKYLIQKMLKEVDFTKTNVIVEYGPGNGNFTKEILKKLNKDSQLICFEINEKFFNHLNTFNDSRLTILNESCENIKAVCKDLNISNIDYFISSLPLTNIPDSITKKILSESYAQLDKTGCFLQYQYSLTYYKKLKKIYNNVDLDFEIRNIPPAFIYKCKKI, encoded by the coding sequence TTGCGAACCAAAAAAGCATTTATTAAAGAAGCGATTAAAAACATTAAGACCTCTGGTACAGTTGCACCTAGTTCCAAATATTTAATCCAAAAAATGCTAAAGGAAGTAGATTTTACAAAAACTAATGTTATTGTTGAATATGGCCCAGGCAATGGCAACTTTACCAAAGAAATACTAAAAAAATTAAATAAGGATAGCCAATTGATTTGTTTTGAGATTAATGAAAAATTTTTTAATCACCTAAACACATTTAACGATTCTAGGTTAACTATTTTAAACGAATCTTGTGAAAATATAAAAGCTGTTTGCAAAGATTTGAACATTTCAAACATAGACTATTTCATTTCCAGTTTACCTTTAACAAATATTCCTGATAGTATTACAAAAAAAATACTCTCCGAAAGCTACGCCCAACTTGATAAAACCGGTTGTTTTTTACAATATCAATATAGTTTAACCTACTATAAGAAATTAAAAAAAATATATAACAACGTTGATTTGGATTTTGAAATAAGAAATATACCTCCTGCCTTTATCTACAAATGCAAAAAAATATAA